The following proteins are encoded in a genomic region of Cryptococcus gattii WM276 chromosome I, complete sequence:
- a CDS encoding hydrogen-transporting ATPase, putative (Similar to TIGR gene model, INSD accession AAW46014.1) translates to MAFPRLLVSATSAATLVALYLLFTGQGEAFNVGSFLAQSSPYAWALIGVGLCIGLSVSGAAWGIFVTGASILGGGVRAPRIRTKNLISIIFCEVVAIYGVIMAIVFSSKITGDVQDPYTANNYYTGFALFWGGLAVGVCNLLCGVSVGITGSTAAVADAADPQLFVKILIVEIFGSVLGLFGLIVGLLISGKAEEFA, encoded by the exons ATGGCATTCCCCCGTCTCCTCGTATCCGCCACTTCCGCCGCCACCCTCGTCGCCCTCTACCTCCTCTTCACAG GCCAAGGCGAGGCATTCAACGTCGGCAGCTTTCTCGCACAGTCCTCGCCGTATGCATGGGCGCTGATCGGTGTCGGCCTCTGCATCGGTCTCAGCGTATCCGGCGCTGCATG GGGTATCTTTGTGACCGGTGCGTCCATCTTGGGTGGTGGTGTGCGGGCACCAAGGATTAGAACCAAAAACTTGATCTC GATCATCTTTTGCGAGGTTGTCGCCATCTATG GTGTTATCATGGCCATTGTATTCTCATCCAAGATCACAGGAGACGTCCAAGATCCGTATACAGCAAACAACTACTACACCG GCTTTGCGCTCTTCTGGGGCGGTCTCGCTGTGGGCGTGTGTAACCTGTTGTGCGGTGTGTCGGTGGGTATCACGGGATCGACTGCTGCTGTAGCGGACGCTGCAGACCCTCAATTGTTTGTCAAGATTCTCATTGTCGAG ATCTTTGGTTCTGTTCTCGGATTGTTTGGTCTCATTG TTGGCCTCCTCATC TCTGGCAAGGCCGAAGAGTTTGCGTAA
- a CDS encoding ER to Golgi transport-related protein, putative (Similar to TIGR gene model, INSD accession AAW45920.1) encodes MSFYLAVVSPNDAPLFELAFSSTKPPPPATATSTSSFPSWSSFTATNSNSNSSSSGDASHDAPRPTTSGPLMESKSAPQRDRAMCQMVAHMSLDSVEEIMEGTGALYLKGVDRYNEWIVSAFIPTGVKFVLLHDVKNDDGIRLFFIDLWEAYIKILLNPFFTVNTPIKSPAFEARVRAIAKRHL; translated from the exons ATGTCGTTTTACCTCGCCGTCGTCTCGCCCAACGACGCGCCCCTCTTTGAACTTGCCTTTTCATCCACAAAACCGCCCCCGCCAGCCACAGCGACatccacctcttccttcccctcATGGTCCTCATTCACAGCCAccaacagcaacagcaacagcagcagcagcggtGACGCCTCGCACGATGCTCCCAGACCCACCACCTCGGGGCCTCTCATGGAGTCAAAGAGCGCACCGCAAAGAGATAGGGCCATGTGCCAGATGGTCGCGCATATGAGCTTGGACAGCGTCGAGGAAATCATGGAGGGTACAGGCGCACT GTATTTGAAAGGCGTGGATCGGTACAACGAGTGGATCGTGTCTGCATTCATACCCACAGGAG TCAAATTCGTTCTGTTGCACGATGTCAAGAATGATGATGGTATCCGGCTATTCTTTATTGATCTCTGGGAAGCTTACATCAAG ATATTACTAAATCCATTCTTTACCGTCAACACGCCGATAAAGAGTCCAGCGTTCGAAGCCAGAGTGAGAGCTATCGCCAAAAGGCATTTGTAA